Part of the Cyprinus carpio isolate SPL01 chromosome A12, ASM1834038v1, whole genome shotgun sequence genome, GTACAAGGATTACCAACCAACTATTTTGTACAAAGTACAGTGATGGGAACATGAAGATGTATTTGTCACAAATCATATTGCAGCATGATATTTACTATCCAACTTCCTCAGTAAAGACAAGTTTGCATGCATATAAACCACATCACCATAGTCCAACACTGAAAGGAAACaactttggatattttttttgcttcaaaaggaAAGCACTTCTTAATACGAAAAGAAAACCCAATTTAGGTCTGAGCTTTTTTAGAAGATTTTCGATATGAATATTAAAACCCAACCGCTCATCAAGCCATAAacccaaatatttatatttactcttTCAATACAGTTCCCTTCCAAGGTTAGAATAGGTGGAACTGTTATTTGGTACGACTATGAGTAAAGAccatatatttagttttgttagcATTTAAAACCAATATCAGTTTTAACAATGGAAATTGCAGAGAAATAAAACAatccaacaacaaataaaaatctaaataaatacttcacaaccataaaaaacagtgtcaacatcataaaaaataattcattccGTGTTTATCTTTTGCCTATAGGTAATTtatataaagtgaaaataaaacaggaGCTAAAATAGATCCCTGTGGgactcctttatttattttaaattctgtagaaattacattttcagctGAGACACACTGCATTCTTTCTGTCAGATAATTATTGAACCAATTTAGACTCATTTACTAAAACCCAAGCAACTGAGTCTCTGCAATAAGATTTTGTGATCTACAGAATCAAATGCTTTAGATAGATCAACAAATAGAGCAGCACAGTACTGTTTATTATCTAGGCATGTAATAATAACATTTGTAGTCAACATAGCAGCCGTAATAGCACTATGACCTGAGCGGAAACCTGATTGAagttcattatataaaatatattattttccattaaaaactgttttacttGGTCATTAACAGGAATTCAAATACTTTCACAATAACTGATAGCCTTGAAACAGGtctgggggaagttgtggcctggtggttagagagtttgactcttaaccctaaggttgtgggtttgagtctcgggccggtaataccacgacagaggtgcccttgagcaaggcaccaaacccccaactgctccccgggcaccgcagcataaatggctgcccactgctccgggtgtgtgttcacagtgtgtgtgtgttcacagtgtgtgtgtgttcactgctgtgtgtgtgtactttggatgagttaaatgcagagcacgaattctgagtatgggtcaccatacttggttgtatgtcacgtcactgtcactgtAATTGTCTAATTCAAAAGGGTCACCCTCTTTTAACAAAGGGAGAACCATAGCTGATTTTCATGCATGTGGAATTATATTTGaagttaaacttaaattaaacataGCAGCAATTGGTTCCGCTACGAAATCTGccacaacttttaaaaaataaggctCTATATGATCTGGCCCTGCTGattttttgttgtgctactaaaataggagtaaaagtaaaaagctgAGTAGGATTACATAAATCAAcactaatttttgttttatgttctgcTAAATTACTAGCATCAGAAGTTAAACCAGCAGTAACAAAATGACTATTAAAGGCattaacaatattttcttttcCCTTTATAATTCTTCCCTTAACCTTTAAATATTCAGGCAAACTAGCAGAAGATTTTAGCCCAGAGACTGATTTGGTCAATTTCcaaaatttatgtttaaaacataatCACATTTAGAGTTCTTCACTAATTTTGTACAATTATTTCTTAATGTCCTATAACGTAACCAATCCAaatggttatttgttttttttgctgtggcCCATGCAGCATCTCGCTCTTTAGAAGTGTTTAACTCATTAAACCAGGGATTATCTCTGTCTCTTATgacagtaaaactgataaaacaatCTGTAATgcataaagtgctatagaaataaagatgacttgacctGATTCAAACAAACACCTGACCATCATCTCTTTGACTCAAATGGCACAGCAGTGATCGAAAGATTACATTAATGATGGCTTGACTGCATGgcaaaactatatttatttattataaaattattttaattgatcatttatttaaatatactttaattgtGCTCATATTTCTTCTTTTGcatataatatttatgtgtattgttttttttttattttgttgtttatatggTAGTCCTATATTTTCAGTAtggaggttttttttaattttgtttataaatcCTATTTGCCATTATGAAATCATATCATATTATGTTTGCATCAGCCACCTTGCAGTATATTAATTAGCAGGTGCTGAAAAAACTCATATTGATCAGTAAATGCACAATAAACATTTGCaataaagtgaaatgaaaatgtcTTTGTTGTGAAATCAGTCCGTGGTTCCTCTGCTATGTTTACACTCGTGGAGGATTTTTGTGGTCTcatatttcagaaaacaaatcTCAAAGTTGATTTAAACTGTACAGGTTTACACTAAAATCATTCTACCTCCaaatctcttatatatatatatatatatatatatatatatatatatatatatatatatatatatatatatatatatatatatatatatatatataccttataaCCCCAAATATCTAAAGATTTCCGGCAGAATAAGATAActaatgcatacatacatttgaCTCGTTTATCTGCTAGAACTTACCCATAAACAGAGAATCCAGACATTCATCTTTAGAGAGTATCACAAGTCTTTATTCATTTcaatgttctttttaaaaaaaaataagatactgTACAAAACCACACTGTTCacactattatacaatatataaaaatggcatTCATGTTAGACATTCCTTGAAAGTCAAAAAAGACAGTTTGAGTTTCGCTGTTTCCTCTTAAAGTTCACAAAGGTTTTTGAGTTCATTAAAGTCATATACTCTGATCAAACAGATCAATAATATGCTGTTATTTCACAGAAATcaatataaaacagaaacaacTGTTTAAAACCTACAGCCAGAATTATATATTCAGTAGTCTGAGATATAAGATAGTGTAGAGTTTAGTGGAGTTCAAATAAAGCTTGTGTTTCATGAGCACCACatgaaaagtcaaaaaaaaaaaaacttgatgcgATTATATCTCATTTCCTGGACGATTGTTGTCCTCATCATGTCTGACTCTCAAAAACATCCAGTTCTGGCCTCTGCAAAGTTTGGTGAAGTTTGGTTTTGTTCTGCAAATGATCGCCGtcatgatgaggatgatgatgaaacCAACCACAACCACAGTGAAGACAGTCTCCTTGGATCCAAGACCTGCTGTCTCTGGTGGAGAGGTTCCTGATGCTGTCTCTGGTGGAGAGGTTCCTGATGTTGTCTGTTCACGTCTTGATGAAACTgaagaaataatcaataattgtATTAGAATATATTAACTTTCTTACCAAGagttttactattattttcaggtttaatggTCTTTGTTAACAGGTTTAAAACCACTGTTAGTAGAAtgaacataaatgtacatttgcaaAGATTTACtaaattataagcaaaaatgtaACAGTATGCAGTACCTGCTTCAAGAGTGAAGATTTCAGCTTTTCCCACTCCACAATTTGTTTGCACAAAGAATCTGAATTGTTTTGTCATCGCTGTAGTTGGAGTGTAGCTGCATGTGAAACTGTTTCTCTGTTCACAGGAGTTCACAGGAACATCTCGACGACAGATTGCGGAGTCATTAAAGATCTCAGGGTATTGAAACTTATACTTTGTAATGCAGCATTCAGTAATCTGCAGAGAGACGCTGCAATTGAGAATTACTTCTTTCCCCACAGATCCAGTCACATTCTGACAGCTTACTATGATAtctgaaaaataacaatgaatatcATA contains:
- the LOC109047412 gene encoding uncharacterized protein LOC109047412 isoform X1; its protein translation is MNAVIAVQLFILVWIFTAVCQADKDIIVSCQNVTGSVGKEVILNCSVSLQITECCITKYKFQYPEIFNDSAICRRDVPVNSCEQRNSFTCSYTPTTAMTKQFRFFVQTNCGVGKAEIFTLEAVSSRREQTTSGTSPPETASGTSPPETAGLGSKETVFTVVVVGFIIILIMTAIICRTKPNFTKLCRGQNWMFLRVRHDEDNNRPGNEI